The Candidatus Eisenbacteria bacterium genome includes a window with the following:
- a CDS encoding HlyC/CorC family transporter, with protein MILNLCVALAALLALAAFFSVFETAFFSMSRVRLRQVTERRPGAEVDALAGLLARPQELVVTVVLGVTLVNINVAVVGAILLHAVFGERLGPRTFLVVESLIVTFVLLVLGEMAPKMFALAHAERLALQLARPMRLISRLLGPVARPVSRWLAVDALFGRVGHGGELVTVEELKTIVEAGGREGALDAGERDLLQGAIRIGEVRAGEVMVRREDMVAVEADADGDEVVATVRETWHSRLPVYQGTLDRVIGIVRAKDLLPYLERDAHTVPVRDLMIEPTYVPAGMPVDDVLRQLQAQHSQVAIVTDPEGRALGLVTLEDVLEQLVGDLQAEYSGETPAVEMLEGGDALVQARVDLRDVNRLLGLALPLDRGRTLGDLVRNLLPGPPVEGESARAGGVELALESVVGGQVRAVRVTRQP; from the coding sequence GTGATCCTGAACCTATGCGTGGCGCTCGCGGCCCTGCTCGCGCTGGCCGCATTCTTCTCGGTGTTCGAGACCGCGTTCTTCTCGATGAGCCGCGTGCGGCTGCGCCAGGTCACCGAGCGCCGCCCCGGCGCCGAGGTGGACGCCCTGGCCGGGCTGTTGGCGCGCCCGCAGGAGCTGGTGGTCACCGTGGTGCTGGGCGTCACCCTGGTGAATATCAACGTGGCCGTGGTGGGCGCCATCCTGCTGCACGCGGTGTTCGGGGAGCGCCTGGGGCCGCGCACCTTCCTGGTGGTCGAGTCGTTGATCGTGACCTTCGTGCTGCTGGTGCTGGGCGAGATGGCGCCCAAGATGTTCGCGCTGGCGCACGCCGAGAGGCTGGCGCTGCAGCTGGCGCGGCCCATGCGGCTGATCTCGCGGCTGCTGGGGCCGGTGGCGCGCCCGGTGTCCCGCTGGCTCGCGGTGGACGCGCTGTTCGGCCGCGTGGGTCACGGGGGCGAGCTGGTCACGGTGGAGGAGCTCAAGACCATCGTGGAGGCCGGCGGGCGCGAGGGGGCGCTGGACGCCGGCGAGCGGGACCTGCTGCAGGGCGCCATCCGCATCGGGGAGGTGCGCGCGGGCGAGGTGATGGTGCGCCGCGAGGACATGGTGGCGGTGGAGGCCGACGCCGACGGCGACGAGGTGGTGGCCACGGTGCGCGAGACGTGGCACTCGCGACTGCCGGTGTACCAGGGCACGCTGGACCGCGTGATCGGGATCGTGCGCGCCAAGGACCTGCTGCCCTACCTGGAGCGGGACGCGCACACCGTCCCGGTGCGCGACCTGATGATCGAGCCCACCTACGTGCCCGCCGGGATGCCCGTGGACGACGTGCTGCGCCAGCTGCAGGCGCAGCACAGCCAGGTGGCCATCGTGACCGACCCGGAGGGCCGCGCCCTGGGCCTGGTGACGCTCGAGGACGTGCTGGAGCAGCTGGTGGGCGACCTGCAGGCTGAGTACTCGGGGGAGACCCCCGCGGTGGAGATGCTCGAGGGCGGCGACGCGCTGGTGCAGGCGCGCGTGGACCTGCGCGACGTCAACCGGCTGCTGGGCCTGGCCCTCCCGCTGGACCGCGGCCGCACGCTGGGCGACCTGGTGCGCAACCTCCTGCCGGGCCCGCCGGTGGAGGGCGAGTCGGCGCGGGCGGGCGGCGTGGAGCTCGCGCTCGAGTCGGTGGTCGGCGGGCAGGTGCGCGCGGTGCGCGTGACGAGGCAGCCGTGA
- the ybeY gene encoding rRNA maturation RNase YbeY produces MPTEIANRCPAAKPDAAALRRLVGGVLRAEGAPARPVTLVLADDALLRGLNSRFRGIHRATDVLSFDPPPGPGDEAPAELYVSMDRVEVQARRYRVSPQQELARLLIHGTLHLLGHDHHRAGERARMRSRERALLRELYDPARPLFTRRKN; encoded by the coding sequence ATGCCCACCGAGATCGCGAATCGCTGCCCCGCAGCGAAGCCTGACGCCGCCGCGCTGCGCCGCCTCGTGGGCGGCGTGCTTCGCGCGGAAGGCGCGCCCGCCCGGCCGGTGACGCTGGTGCTGGCCGACGACGCATTGCTGCGCGGCCTGAACTCCCGCTTCCGCGGCATCCATCGCGCCACCGACGTCCTGAGCTTCGACCCGCCCCCCGGCCCCGGCGACGAGGCGCCCGCGGAACTGTACGTGTCCATGGACCGCGTGGAGGTGCAGGCCCGCCGGTACCGGGTGAGCCCGCAGCAGGAGCTGGCCCGCCTCCTGATCCACGGCACGCTGCACCTGCTGGGCCACGACCACCACCGCGCCGGGGAGCGCGCCCGCATGCGCTCCCGGGAGCGTGCGCTGCTGCGCGAGCTGTACGACCCCGCCCGCCCGCTGTTCACCCGCCGGAAGAACTGA
- a CDS encoding HDIG domain-containing protein: MSGGLKAATGRWSPRSDIGRYHLVRALLSLATFAGVMLLFPGNGPNSLLRMRVGQVSPRKIVAPVSFRVFKSSEQLEAERRAAENAVPAVVSLDSAAADGALGRLAAYASQVRALGRTPGLTTEARAAALQNLGPRLSPASRQVLASPRLAAAVTETARRSLAESYAHGILNGQDLRQVRRAPEAAVLVPGQAERHQPSNRFMDEDDAVSEARVAGGQVWGEGSAAAEAVADVVRAFVSPNAAVDLRELESRRAEAAARVGQFTSSVLQDEKVIDAHERVTEETYLKLRSLDYALSQERPMSAPALAGWWPRLGRALTTLLLLVVFVLYLKLYRPTIYRDTSLLALLAVITLFVLAVASLAVRVFYISEYLIPTAVLPILVTLLFEHQLALFTGLLLCVLVASVADLGLPFVAVSAVSVLASVASVARLQRRSDFYRVMAGVSVAYVLSVTALGLGTQGPGQGLLTDIGWGVMNGVLSTAIAILVLPLLENLFGVTTDVTLLELTDLNRPMLRRLLLEAPGTHHHSVVVSQLADAAAKAIGAKDLLSRVGSLYHDIGKISRAEYFRENQGSSRSPHDKLAPTMSALILASHVKEGLEMARKHGLPRALRPFIAEHHGTGLMAFFYHKALEQEGSADEHLFRYPGPRPRSRETAIVMLADGVEAASRSLVEPTPSRIRGVVTRILDERARDGQLDDCGLTFRDLAQVREAFIPILTAVHHPRISYPVIEPRRREGDAHRDRESLPRSEA; encoded by the coding sequence GTGAGCGGGGGCTTGAAGGCTGCCACGGGGCGCTGGTCGCCCCGTTCGGACATCGGCCGCTACCACCTGGTGCGGGCGCTGCTTTCGCTCGCCACGTTCGCCGGGGTGATGCTGCTGTTCCCCGGCAACGGGCCCAACTCGCTGCTGCGGATGCGCGTGGGACAGGTGTCCCCGCGCAAGATCGTGGCCCCGGTGTCCTTCCGGGTGTTCAAGTCCTCCGAGCAGCTCGAGGCCGAGCGCCGCGCCGCGGAGAACGCGGTGCCCGCGGTGGTGTCGCTGGATTCCGCCGCGGCAGACGGCGCGCTGGGCCGCCTGGCCGCCTACGCCTCGCAGGTGAGGGCGCTGGGCCGCACCCCGGGCCTGACCACCGAGGCGCGCGCCGCCGCGCTGCAGAACCTCGGCCCGCGCCTCTCGCCGGCCTCGCGCCAGGTGCTGGCCTCGCCGCGGCTGGCCGCGGCGGTCACCGAGACCGCGCGCCGCTCCCTGGCGGAGAGTTACGCCCACGGCATCCTCAACGGGCAGGACCTGAGGCAGGTCCGCCGCGCGCCCGAGGCCGCGGTGCTGGTTCCCGGCCAGGCCGAGCGGCACCAGCCCAGCAACCGGTTCATGGACGAGGACGACGCGGTGTCCGAGGCCCGGGTGGCCGGCGGGCAGGTCTGGGGGGAAGGCTCCGCGGCGGCCGAGGCGGTGGCCGACGTGGTCCGCGCCTTCGTGAGCCCCAACGCCGCGGTGGACCTGCGCGAGCTGGAGTCCCGCCGGGCCGAGGCGGCCGCGCGCGTGGGCCAGTTCACCAGCAGCGTGCTGCAGGACGAGAAGGTCATTGACGCCCACGAGCGCGTCACCGAGGAGACCTATCTCAAGCTGCGCTCGCTGGACTACGCCCTGAGCCAGGAACGGCCCATGTCCGCGCCGGCGCTGGCCGGCTGGTGGCCGCGCCTGGGGCGCGCCCTCACCACGCTGCTGCTGCTGGTGGTGTTCGTGCTGTACCTCAAGCTGTACCGGCCCACCATCTACCGCGACACCTCGCTGCTGGCGCTGCTGGCGGTGATCACGCTGTTCGTGCTGGCGGTGGCCTCGCTGGCGGTGCGGGTCTTCTACATCTCCGAGTACCTGATCCCCACCGCGGTGCTGCCGATCCTGGTCACGCTGCTCTTCGAGCACCAGCTGGCGCTGTTCACCGGGCTGCTGCTGTGCGTGCTGGTGGCCTCGGTGGCGGACCTGGGGCTGCCGTTCGTGGCGGTCTCGGCGGTGAGCGTGCTGGCCTCGGTGGCCTCGGTGGCCCGCCTGCAGCGGCGTTCCGACTTCTACCGGGTGATGGCCGGCGTCTCGGTGGCCTACGTCCTCTCGGTCACCGCCCTGGGCCTGGGCACGCAGGGCCCCGGCCAGGGACTGCTCACCGACATCGGCTGGGGCGTGATGAACGGCGTGCTGTCCACCGCCATCGCCATCCTGGTGCTGCCGCTGCTGGAGAACCTCTTCGGCGTGACCACCGACGTGACCCTGCTGGAACTGACCGACCTCAACCGGCCCATGCTCCGCCGCCTGCTGCTGGAGGCGCCCGGCACGCACCACCACAGCGTGGTGGTGAGCCAGCTGGCGGACGCCGCCGCCAAGGCCATCGGCGCCAAGGACCTGCTCTCGCGCGTGGGCTCGCTGTACCACGACATCGGCAAGATCTCGCGGGCCGAGTACTTCCGCGAGAACCAGGGCAGCTCGCGCAGCCCGCACGACAAGCTGGCGCCCACCATGAGCGCGCTCATCCTGGCCTCGCACGTGAAGGAGGGCCTGGAGATGGCCCGCAAGCACGGCCTGCCGCGGGCGCTGCGCCCGTTCATCGCCGAGCACCACGGGACCGGGCTGATGGCGTTCTTCTACCACAAGGCGCTGGAGCAGGAGGGCTCGGCCGACGAGCACCTGTTCCGCTACCCGGGCCCCAGGCCGCGCAGCCGCGAGACCGCCATCGTCATGCTGGCCGACGGCGTGGAGGCGGCGTCGCGCTCGCTGGTGGAGCCCACGCCCAGCCGCATCCGCGGCGTGGTGACGCGCATCCTCGACGAGCGCGCCCGCGACGGGCAGCTGGACGACTGCGGCCTGACGTTCCGCGACCTGGCCCAGGTGCGCGAGGCCTTCATCCCGATCCTGACCGCGGTGCACCACCCGCGCATCAGCTACCCCGTGATCGAACCGCGCCGTCGCGAAGGCGATGCCCACCGAGATCGCGAATCGCTGCCCCGCAGCGAAGCCTGA
- a CDS encoding PhoH family protein, with the protein MERYTQRLALGTIDPLSLLGNADANLRVIERRRPVSIVLRDSHIKVEGDREPVDEVVRLLEQLIELVRRGKLIEPMDVEQLLDPASAESAMSELAERPITYAFDKRTIKPRTPNQVAYLRAMEDHDICFAIGPAGTGKTYLAVAAAVQALKRRLIERIVLVRPAVEAGESLGFLPGDMQEKVDPYLRPLYDALQDMMSMEKLRRYIDLGVVEIAPLAYMRGRTLSDAFVILDEAQNTTINQMKMFLTRLGQHSRAVITGDITQIDLPNKASSGLLQIEGVLGDVEGIRFLHFHERDVVRHRLVRDIVLAFERVEKAAADAAASNGDAKRGE; encoded by the coding sequence GTGGAACGTTACACACAGCGACTCGCCCTCGGCACCATTGATCCGCTGAGTCTCCTGGGAAACGCGGACGCCAACCTGCGCGTGATCGAGCGGCGGCGGCCGGTCAGCATCGTCCTGCGCGACAGCCACATCAAGGTCGAAGGCGACCGGGAGCCCGTGGACGAGGTCGTCCGGCTCCTGGAGCAGCTCATCGAGCTGGTGCGGCGCGGCAAGCTCATCGAGCCCATGGACGTGGAGCAGCTCCTGGATCCCGCCTCCGCCGAGTCCGCCATGAGCGAGCTGGCCGAGCGGCCCATCACCTACGCCTTCGACAAGCGCACCATCAAGCCGCGCACCCCCAACCAGGTGGCGTACCTGCGCGCGATGGAAGATCACGACATCTGCTTCGCCATCGGCCCCGCGGGCACCGGCAAGACCTACCTGGCGGTGGCCGCGGCGGTGCAGGCGCTCAAGCGGCGGCTGATCGAGCGCATCGTGCTGGTGCGCCCGGCGGTGGAGGCCGGCGAGAGCCTGGGTTTCCTGCCCGGCGACATGCAGGAGAAGGTGGATCCCTACCTGCGGCCCCTCTACGACGCGCTGCAGGACATGATGAGCATGGAGAAGCTGCGCCGCTACATCGACCTCGGCGTGGTGGAGATCGCGCCGCTGGCCTACATGCGGGGCCGCACCCTCTCCGACGCCTTCGTGATCCTGGACGAGGCGCAGAACACCACCATCAACCAGATGAAGATGTTCCTCACGCGCCTGGGCCAGCACTCGCGGGCGGTGATCACCGGCGACATCACCCAGATTGACCTGCCCAACAAGGCGTCCTCGGGACTGCTCCAGATCGAGGGCGTGCTGGGCGACGTGGAGGGCATCCGGTTCCTGCACTTCCACGAGCGGGACGTGGTGCGCCACCGCCTGGTGCGCGACATCGTGCTGGCGTTCGAGCGCGTGGAGAAGGCCGCCGCGGACGCGGCCGCCTCCAACGGCGACGCGAAGCGGGGGGAGTGA
- a CDS encoding glycosyltransferase family 39 protein, protein MNQSTSRPVVHPGPRAAHLGAAALLALGAGLGSAALFDPDEPVYAQAGLEMLRRGEWLAPFYGGQPWFDKPVLFYALEAASQAVLGPTETAARLPSALAAAALAGLLAWGGRRWYGPGTGGWAAWISLTAVYSAVVARAAVTDSVLTLFLAAALLGFGELLAGRIRIGFPLACLGLALATLTKGPVAPALLALQVAAYAGAARTWAPLRNRAAWLAGLAGVGLAAPWYAYMEWRFPGHFLDAFLGQQNLVRFLQPEHAGRPLAYYLPRLPLMFLPWTLFVPLWLRRTGSTPAGGSFRPGAYLWTWVAVVTVFFSLSATKLPTYVLPAIPALALLLAQRLGRAGGFARRAAWVAGGVTAVALAAGATLLAPRLVCYYSAASIAPELRRIPAAEPLFVFRGGLPGTLYYAGRRNEPLDDPDEVRLALRGEGPCWLVVRQRHASKLTAELAALQRVAAPSGPWGNGLLLYHKPAKAAP, encoded by the coding sequence GTGAATCAATCAACTAGCCGGCCGGTCGTGCACCCGGGGCCGCGGGCCGCGCACCTCGGGGCCGCGGCCCTGCTGGCGCTGGGGGCGGGCCTGGGCTCGGCGGCCCTGTTCGACCCGGACGAGCCCGTCTACGCGCAGGCCGGCCTCGAGATGCTGCGCCGGGGGGAATGGCTGGCGCCCTTCTACGGCGGGCAGCCGTGGTTCGACAAGCCGGTGCTGTTCTACGCCCTGGAGGCCGCCTCGCAGGCCGTCCTCGGGCCCACCGAGACGGCCGCCCGGCTGCCCTCGGCCCTGGCCGCCGCGGCGCTGGCCGGGCTGCTGGCGTGGGGGGGCCGCCGCTGGTACGGGCCCGGCACCGGCGGCTGGGCGGCGTGGATCTCGCTCACCGCCGTCTACTCCGCCGTGGTGGCTCGGGCGGCGGTGACCGACTCGGTGCTGACGCTGTTCCTGGCCGCGGCGCTGCTGGGTTTCGGGGAGCTGCTGGCCGGCCGCATCCGGATCGGCTTCCCGCTCGCGTGCCTGGGCCTGGCGCTGGCCACGCTCACCAAGGGCCCGGTGGCGCCGGCGCTGCTCGCGCTGCAGGTCGCCGCCTACGCGGGGGCGGCGCGCACCTGGGCGCCGCTGCGCAACCGGGCCGCGTGGCTCGCGGGGCTGGCGGGCGTGGGACTGGCCGCGCCCTGGTACGCCTACATGGAGTGGCGGTTTCCGGGGCACTTCCTGGACGCCTTCCTGGGCCAGCAGAACCTGGTGCGCTTCCTCCAGCCGGAGCACGCGGGGCGGCCGCTGGCCTACTACCTGCCGCGGCTGCCGCTCATGTTCCTGCCCTGGACCCTCTTCGTGCCCCTGTGGCTGCGGCGGACGGGGTCAACTCCGGCGGGCGGCTCCTTTCGCCCGGGCGCCTACCTGTGGACGTGGGTGGCGGTGGTGACGGTGTTCTTCTCACTCTCCGCCACCAAGCTGCCCACGTACGTGCTCCCGGCGATCCCGGCGCTGGCGTTGCTGCTCGCGCAGCGCCTCGGCCGCGCCGGGGGCTTCGCGCGCCGCGCCGCGTGGGTGGCCGGGGGCGTGACCGCGGTGGCGCTGGCCGCCGGGGCCACGCTGCTGGCCCCGCGGCTGGTGTGTTACTATTCCGCGGCCAGCATCGCCCCGGAATTGCGGCGGATTCCCGCGGCCGAGCCGCTGTTCGTGTTCCGCGGCGGGCTGCCGGGCACGCTCTACTACGCCGGGCGGCGCAACGAGCCGCTGGACGACCCGGACGAGGTCCGGCTCGCGCTGCGCGGGGAGGGCCCGTGCTGGCTGGTGGTGCGCCAGCGCCA